A single Pseudostreptobacillus hongkongensis DNA region contains:
- the mglC gene encoding galactose/methyl galactoside ABC transporter permease MglC, with amino-acid sequence MNNDNLKKAKSLVINGGIYMVLLILFILIIVKDSSFLSFRNVINILTQSSVKMIIALGVAGLIVTQGTDLSAGRQIGLAGLISATLLQSVANPNKIYKFIDSNSAIASIGKALGYDKEPTIILCLITLLIVIIIGAILGAINGILVSKFNIVPFVATMGMMIIAYGANSLYFDYTGSTPVAGFSSSYSAIVGNINFGSFFFPRLIIYATIAILVMWIVWNKTVFGKNLFAVGGNPEAAKVSGVNVTKTLIIVYVISGVMYAIGGFLEAARIGSASNNLGNLYELDAIAACVVGGVSFSGGVGKISGVVTGVIIFTMINYGLTYIGINPYWQYIIKGLIIIVAVGIDMLKYKKRN; translated from the coding sequence ATGAATAATGATAATTTAAAGAAAGCAAAATCACTAGTTATTAATGGTGGAATATATATGGTTTTATTAATATTATTTATATTAATAATAGTCAAAGATAGTTCATTTTTAAGTTTTAGAAATGTTATTAACATTTTAACACAATCATCAGTTAAAATGATTATTGCACTTGGGGTTGCAGGACTTATAGTAACTCAAGGTACAGATTTATCAGCAGGACGTCAAATAGGTCTTGCAGGTCTTATTTCAGCAACTCTTTTACAATCAGTTGCTAACCCTAATAAAATATATAAATTTATTGATTCTAATTCAGCTATAGCTTCTATAGGTAAAGCTTTAGGATATGATAAAGAACCAACTATAATATTATGTTTAATTACTTTATTGATAGTTATAATTATAGGTGCAATATTAGGTGCTATTAATGGTATACTTGTTTCTAAATTTAATATAGTTCCATTTGTTGCAACTATGGGTATGATGATAATAGCTTATGGAGCGAACTCTTTATACTTTGATTATACAGGTTCTACTCCAGTTGCAGGATTTAGTTCTTCATATAGTGCTATAGTTGGAAATATTAATTTTGGCTCATTCTTCTTCCCAAGATTAATAATATATGCAACAATTGCAATATTGGTTATGTGGATAGTATGGAATAAAACTGTGTTTGGTAAAAACTTATTTGCTGTAGGAGGAAATCCTGAAGCAGCTAAAGTTTCAGGAGTTAATGTTACAAAAACTCTTATAATTGTTTATGTTATATCAGGAGTTATGTATGCAATAGGTGGATTCTTAGAAGCAGCACGTATAGGATCAGCTTCAAATAATTTAGGTAACCTTTATGAATTAGATGCTATTGCAGCTTGCGTTGTTGGTGGAGTATCATTCTCAGGTGGGGTTGGTAAAATATCAGGAGTTGTTACAGGGGTTATAATCTTCACTATGATTAACTATGGATTAACATATATAGGAATAAATCCTTATTGGCAATATATAATAAAAGGGTTAATAATAATAGTTGCAGTTGGTATAGACATGTTAAAATATAAGAAGAGAAACTAA